A single window of Chitinophaga sp. XS-30 DNA harbors:
- a CDS encoding NUDIX hydrolase, which yields MDWKLLESEYLYRVEPWLTLRRDKCETPNGTIVDPYFVLEYPDWVNALAITADGKAILVKQYRHALGKTLLEIPGGVMDKTDADPEVAVKRELLEETGYAFPEVYHLGAVSHNPSTSTNLTHMFLAVGGKKVQEQELDENEEIELVLTDVEEVEKLLRDNRFMQSLHVSCIFFALQKYRSLQSLS from the coding sequence ATGGACTGGAAACTACTGGAATCGGAATACCTCTACAGGGTAGAGCCATGGCTCACCCTGCGCCGCGACAAATGTGAGACCCCCAATGGCACGATCGTTGACCCGTATTTTGTGCTGGAGTACCCTGACTGGGTGAATGCGCTGGCTATCACCGCTGACGGAAAGGCCATACTGGTGAAACAATACCGGCACGCCCTCGGGAAAACGCTCCTGGAAATACCCGGCGGCGTTATGGATAAAACAGATGCCGATCCTGAAGTTGCCGTGAAAAGGGAACTGCTGGAGGAAACCGGTTACGCTTTCCCGGAGGTCTACCATCTCGGCGCTGTATCACATAACCCCTCTACCAGTACGAACCTTACCCATATGTTCCTGGCCGTTGGCGGAAAGAAGGTGCAGGAACAGGAGCTGGATGAGAATGAGGAAATAGAACTGGTGCTGACCGATGTGGAAGAAGTGGAAAAATTATTGCGGGATAACCGCTTCATGCAGAGCCTGCACGTCAGCTGCATATTTTTTGCCCTGCAAAAATACCGCTCACTTCAATCCCTTTCCTGA